A DNA window from Daucus carota subsp. sativus chromosome 3, DH1 v3.0, whole genome shotgun sequence contains the following coding sequences:
- the LOC108212282 gene encoding uncharacterized protein LOC108212282 → MFLYSIEDNEAKKTLLAIIRARWPLGKYTFSDIDAAYPKWLGLRVEEFLKYYRQLKGQSRSKAKAIIEDHIKVTIKRTMNELKRRIERKSREEGVSKLALKPEYWNIIFWKDLLKYWDTDEGHLHRSEVGAANRQRVERLHSAGARSFNRVRENMKNKLSKSPTKLEVWDECHTRIGSTPESRIYTTPAAMRIAERYASILERMPVEVTQAGERDEPWDWWMEAMEVPQGERPKKNYVVGFPKARASDLIPTLATHYRDSTRGGAGSSSSAPTQNPVVPDSIFLPIVRNVLNETRANPLQFARRLSDEEITTFARTALEASDPAADPARRAEWNNLLGGEVVHIVGTLLEDVLQKMDARAKMATAQEGEKDYTDVDEDTDENTDDEGEGEAGGEGGGEGGGEGGGEDGGEGDGESSDVSLTD, encoded by the exons atgttcTTATATAGTATTGAAGATAATGAGGCAAAAAAGACTTTGCTTGCGATTATTCGGGCAAGATGGCCTTTGGGTAAATACACGTTTAGTGACATAGACGCGGCTTACCCAAAGTGGCTCGGTCTAAGGGTTGAGGAGTTTCTA AAATATTATAGGCAATTGAAAGGTCAAAGCCGTTCAAAAGCCAAAGCTATCATTGAAGATCACATAAAGGTCACAATCAAAAGGACCATGAATGAATTGAAGAGGAGGATCGAGAGGAAGTCAAGGGAGGAAGGGGTTTCGAAGTTGGCTTTGAAACCGGAATATTGGAATATCATTTTTTGGAAAGATCTTCTCAAGTATTGGGACACGGATGAAGGCCACTTGCATAGGTCGGAAGTTGGAGCTGCTAATCGGCAACGCGTGGAAAGGTTGCATAGCGCGGGTGCTCGCTCCTTCAACCGTGTGCGCGAG aacatgaaaaataaattgtCTAAAAGTCCGACAAAGCTTGAGGTGTGGGATGAATGCCACACTAGGATCGGCTCCACTCCCGAGAGCCGGATATATACTACCCCCGCCGCTATGCGCATTGCG GAACGATATGCCTCGATTCTTGAGCGTATGCCGGTGGAGGTTACTCAAGCGGGGGAGCGGGATGAGCCTTGGGATTGGTGGATGGAAGCAATGGAGGTTCCCCAAGGCGAGAGGCCAAAAAAGAATTATGTTGTGGGGTTCCCCAAAGCTCGAGCTAGTGATTTGATCCCAACACTAGCCACGCACTATAGGGATTCCACCCGTGGCGGCGCCGGCTCATCCTCATCCGCTCCAACACAAAATCCAGTGGTTCCCGATTCCATCTTCCTCCCGATTGTCCGCAATGTGCTCAATGAAACCCGTGCCAATCCTCTGCAATTTGCTCGTCGCCTATCGGATGAGGAGATAACAACCTTTGCACGCACAGCCCTCGAGGCGTCCGATCCAGCCGCTGACCCGGCTCGGAGGGCGGAATGGAATAACCTTCTTGGCGGCGAGGTTGTGCATATTGTAGGGACATTGCTCGAGGATGTCCTCCAAAAAATGGATGCTCGTGCTAAAATG GCAACTGCGCAAGAGGGAGAGAAAGATTACACGGATGTGGACGAGGACACGGATGAAAACACGGATGATGAGGGTGAGGGTGAAGCCGGTGGCGAAGGTGGTGGGGAAGGCGGTGGTGAAGGCGGTGGTGAAGATGGTGGCGAAGGCGATGGTGAATCATCCGATGTTTCTTTGACCGATTag
- the LOC108214528 gene encoding glucose-6-phosphate/phosphate translocator 1, chloroplastic isoform X2, with protein sequence MISLKQSHIGINGSDFFRRKNPVNHRRLCHLAPLSGKSCVVAATKPNLSSVGSSINCFGSINRKLQEDQKVSSSLITCKAYEADKPIDGKTETSIEAARKVKIGIYFATWWALNVVFNIYNKKVLNAFPFPWLTSTLSLAAGSLIMLVSWALRVVEAPKTDMEFWKTLLPVAVAHTIGHVAATVSMSKVAVSFTHIIKSGEPAFSVLVSRFILGETFPMPVYLSLLPIIGGCGLAALTELNFNMIGFMGAMISNLAFVFRNIFSKRGMKGKSVSGMNYYACLSILSLLILTPFAIAVEGPQMWALGWKEAISQIGPNFVWQSSELI encoded by the exons ATGATCTCTTTGAAGCAATCACATATAGGGATCAATGGGTCTGATTTTTTCCGGCGAAAGAATCCGGTGAATCACCGGAGATTGTGCCATCTGGCGCCTCTGTCCGGCAAGAGTTGTGTGGTCGCAGCAACAAAACCTAATCTTTCTTCTGTTGGTAGCTCAATTAATTGTTTTGGATCAATTAATAGGAAGCTTCAAGAGGATCAGAAAGTTTCATCTTCTTTGATCACATGTAAAGCTTATGAGGCTGATAAGCCTATTGATGGTAAGACAGAAACATCAATTGAAGCCGCAAGAAAGGTTAAGATTGGTATATATTTTGCAACATGGTGGGCTTTAAATGTtgtgtttaatatatataacaagaAGGTGTTGAATGCTTTTCCCTTTCCATGGTTAACTTCCACTTTATCTCTTGCTGCTGGCTCTCTTATAATGTTGGTCTCTTGGGCTTTAAGGGTTGTTGAAGCACCAAAGACTGATATGGAGTTCTGGAAAACCCTTCTCCCT GTTGCTGTGGCACATACTATTGGACATGTAGCAGCTACTGTGAGTATGTCAAAGGTTGCTGTTTCTTTCACTCATATTATCAAGAGTGGTGAACCTGCGTTTAGTGTTCTCGTGTCGAGGTTTATCTTGGGGGAGACATTTCCGATGCCGGTTTACTTGTCTCTCCTGCCGATCATTGGTGGTTGCGGTCTTGCTGCTTTGACTGAGCTCAACTTTAACATGATTG GTTTTATGGGGGCAATGATTTCAAACTTGGCGTTTGTGTTTAGAAACATATTTTCAAAGAGGGGCATGAAGGGGAAGTCTGTCAGCGGGATGAACTATTATGCTTGCTTATCAATTTTATCTCTCTTAATACTCACACCTTTTGCAATTGCTGTGGAGGGACCACAGATGTGGGCACTTGGATGGAAAGAGGCCATCTCTCAGATTGGACCAAACTTTGTCTG